One window of Nostoc sp. C052 genomic DNA carries:
- a CDS encoding DUF2252 domain-containing protein produces the protein MLKHISAIAGVFILTVGFASTSVAATPRSTWVENEIYQYNHPFASQLPQELATKMQKMTASPFAFYRGTAHIFYRDMQTLPGSGFVNSSTDAIWLEGDMHLQNLGGMRDSNDNNVFDTTDFDEGYLGPYVWDLRRMVVSILLAAKENGLSSSDAQDIVRNFLDAYLNKMSDFKGTNDELSYRLEESNTNGVVKDLIQQAAAKSRSSLLNKYTLLNSSSNRVFQTTSELQPVSSSTYSNITGAMSSYITSVPSSKRYSNSYYTLKDIRLKLGSGTGSLGKYRYYLLIEGPTSATDDDRILEMKQEASSAVAIAVPGLLPSSVYGNHQGARVTIATKAMLSNTDPLVGYTTVSGIPFMLHEKSPYQVDFDYTLLTTKSKFMDAMGYAGKVVAKNHAISDQDYDASIVSESVDKQVTDITSGNKAVFKDEIVNFALDYATQVEYDYTSFVNAYNSGVTLY, from the coding sequence ATGCTCAAACACATATCTGCAATCGCAGGCGTATTCATTTTAACTGTGGGGTTTGCATCTACATCTGTTGCTGCAACTCCCCGTTCAACTTGGGTGGAAAATGAAATTTACCAATACAACCATCCCTTTGCTTCTCAATTACCGCAAGAACTGGCAACGAAGATGCAAAAGATGACAGCTAGCCCCTTCGCCTTTTATCGAGGAACGGCTCACATCTTCTACCGCGATATGCAGACATTACCGGGTTCAGGATTTGTCAATTCTTCTACTGATGCCATTTGGTTAGAAGGAGATATGCATCTGCAAAATCTTGGGGGAATGAGGGATAGCAACGATAATAACGTCTTTGACACCACTGACTTTGATGAAGGTTATCTTGGCCCCTACGTTTGGGATTTGCGACGTATGGTAGTCTCGATTCTCTTAGCAGCCAAAGAGAACGGCCTAAGCTCCAGTGATGCTCAAGATATTGTCCGAAATTTCCTGGATGCTTACCTCAACAAGATGAGCGACTTTAAGGGGACTAACGACGAGCTTTCATACCGTTTAGAAGAGAGCAATACCAACGGTGTGGTCAAGGATTTAATTCAACAGGCAGCAGCCAAGAGCCGCTCTAGTTTGCTAAATAAGTACACGCTGCTAAATAGTAGTAGCAATCGAGTTTTTCAGACAACTTCGGAACTCCAGCCTGTATCCAGCAGTACCTACTCAAATATTACTGGGGCGATGAGCAGCTACATTACTTCAGTTCCTAGCAGTAAGCGTTACAGCAATAGTTACTACACCCTAAAAGACATTCGTCTCAAATTAGGTTCCGGTACTGGTAGTCTTGGTAAGTATCGGTATTACTTGCTGATTGAGGGCCCAACTTCAGCAACCGATGATGACCGGATTTTGGAGATGAAGCAGGAAGCTTCTAGCGCCGTAGCGATCGCAGTTCCAGGTTTACTACCAAGTTCAGTCTATGGAAATCATCAAGGAGCGAGGGTGACAATCGCCACCAAAGCGATGCTCTCTAATACTGACCCCTTGGTTGGCTACACTACGGTCAGTGGTATCCCCTTTATGCTGCATGAAAAATCCCCTTACCAGGTGGACTTTGACTATACCTTACTAACCACTAAATCAAAATTCATGGATGCGATGGGATATGCAGGTAAGGTTGTCGCTAAAAACCATGCTATCTCTGATCAAGATTACGATGCTAGCATTGTTTCAGAAAGCGTTGACAAGCAAGTGACTGATATCACTAGCGGTAACAAGGCTGTATTCAAAGATGAGATTGTTAACTTTGCTCTAGACTATGCAACTCAAGTCGAGTACGACTACACCAGTTTCGTGAACGCTTACAACAGTGGGGTGACACTCTACTAA
- a CDS encoding metalloregulator ArsR/SmtB family transcription factor, with product MSNEQLSLTFAALADPTRRAILAHLAKGEASVSELAKPFKMSLPAISKHIKVLERAGLIVRGREAQWRPCQI from the coding sequence ATGTCTAACGAACAACTGAGCCTTACCTTTGCTGCCCTTGCTGATCCTACGCGGCGTGCAATTCTGGCTCACCTCGCCAAAGGTGAGGCATCGGTAAGTGAGTTAGCCAAGCCTTTTAAGATGAGTCTTCCTGCAATCTCCAAACATATAAAGGTACTAGAGCGTGCCGGACTGATTGTGCGGGGTCGCGAAGCTCAATGGCGACCATGCCAGATTTAA
- a CDS encoding alkaline phosphatase family protein — translation MLRTIRYPWQLIAGISNGLAVLTSVAISSQSALAATVPTFDHIVLVIEENHGYSQIIGSSSAPYINSLATQGALFTNSHGVTHPSQPNYLALFSGSTQGVTNDNCPLTFSGANLATQLLGIGKTFTGYSESLPSVGYTGCNSGGSNGYYRKHNPWVDFTNVASSVNQPFTSFPSSANFANLPTVSVVVPNQLDDMHNGTIQQGDTWLKNNLDAYAQWAKTHNSLLIVTFDEDNGTTSNRIATIFYGAHVITRQYSENINHYNVLRTIEASYGLPGLNNATNATPITDSWQ, via the coding sequence ATGTTGAGAACAATTAGATATCCTTGGCAATTGATTGCCGGAATTAGTAATGGATTAGCAGTATTAACGAGCGTCGCTATAAGCAGCCAATCAGCGTTAGCAGCCACAGTGCCAACTTTCGATCACATCGTCCTCGTCATTGAAGAAAACCACGGGTATTCACAAATTATCGGTTCGAGTAGCGCTCCATATATCAATTCACTAGCAACGCAAGGCGCTCTCTTCACAAATTCCCACGGTGTGACACACCCAAGCCAACCCAACTACTTAGCCTTGTTTAGTGGTTCTACACAAGGTGTGACAAACGATAATTGTCCATTAACATTTAGCGGAGCTAATCTGGCTACTCAGTTATTGGGCATTGGCAAGACTTTTACAGGTTATTCGGAGAGTCTGCCTAGTGTTGGTTATACAGGTTGTAACTCCGGCGGGTCTAATGGTTACTATCGTAAACACAACCCTTGGGTTGATTTCACTAATGTTGCTAGTTCTGTAAATCAACCGTTTACAAGTTTTCCTTCGTCTGCGAATTTTGCCAATCTGCCTACTGTCTCCGTTGTTGTTCCTAACCAACTAGATGATATGCACAATGGCACGATTCAACAAGGTGATACCTGGCTGAAAAATAATCTGGATGCCTATGCACAGTGGGCTAAAACTCACAACAGCTTGCTGATAGTTACCTTTGATGAAGATAATGGCACAACCAGCAATCGGATTGCAACTATCTTTTATGGCGCTCACGTTATAACGAGACAATATAGTGAGAATATCAATCACTACAATGTGTTACGCACGATTGAAGCAAGCTATGGATTACCTGGATTGAATAATGCCACTAATGCAACCCCAATTACTGATTCCTGGCAATAA
- a CDS encoding phosphonate dehydrogenase yields MKPKVVITHWVHPEIITNLSEHCEVVANPTRDTLPREEILKLAQDAEALMVFMPDRIDEAFLKACPKLKIIAGALKGYDNFDVDACTRQGIWFTIVPSLLAVPTAELTIGLIIGLARQMLPGDRLIRQGTFAGWRPHLYGMGLANRTLGIVGMGSLGQALAQRLSSFEMNLIYTDAIPLSKEKAAAWCLSQVSLDTLLATSDFVVLMVPLQPETFHLINETSLARMKPGSFLINPCRGSVVDEQAVSDALASGHLAGYAADVFELEDWARSDRPSKIPPSLLEKQDQTFFTPHLGSAVDDLRYDIAIEASQNILQALQGDCPQGAINCPS; encoded by the coding sequence ATGAAACCCAAAGTTGTAATTACCCACTGGGTTCACCCGGAAATTATTACAAACTTAAGTGAGCATTGTGAGGTAGTTGCAAATCCAACTAGAGATACTTTACCGCGTGAAGAAATTCTCAAGTTGGCGCAGGACGCTGAAGCTTTGATGGTTTTTATGCCAGATCGAATCGATGAGGCGTTTCTGAAAGCTTGTCCAAAATTGAAGATTATCGCCGGAGCATTGAAAGGTTACGATAACTTTGATGTTGATGCTTGTACTCGTCAAGGTATTTGGTTCACCATCGTCCCTAGCTTATTAGCTGTACCAACGGCTGAGTTGACCATTGGATTGATTATCGGGTTAGCCCGCCAGATGTTACCAGGCGATCGCTTGATTCGTCAAGGCACGTTTGCAGGTTGGCGACCGCATCTATACGGTATGGGATTAGCAAACCGAACACTGGGAATCGTTGGTATGGGCAGTCTAGGACAAGCTCTCGCTCAAAGGCTTTCCAGTTTTGAAATGAACTTGATTTACACCGATGCAATACCTTTATCTAAGGAAAAAGCAGCAGCTTGGTGTTTGTCACAGGTTTCTCTAGATACGCTATTGGCAACCAGTGATTTTGTTGTGCTGATGGTTCCTCTACAACCAGAAACGTTTCATCTGATAAATGAAACATCTTTAGCACGTATGAAACCAGGGAGTTTCTTAATCAATCCCTGTCGCGGCTCAGTAGTTGATGAACAAGCGGTGAGTGATGCTTTAGCCTCTGGACATTTAGCAGGTTATGCAGCTGATGTCTTTGAACTAGAAGATTGGGCCCGTAGCGATCGCCCATCAAAAATTCCTCCATCTTTGTTAGAGAAACAAGACCAAACCTTTTTTACTCCCCATTTAGGATCTGCGGTGGATGATTTACGATATGACATAGCTATAGAAGCATCTCAAAATATTTTACAAGCCTTACAAGGTGATTGTCCTCAAGGAGCAATCAATTGTCCAAGTTAA
- the phnE gene encoding phosphonate ABC transporter, permease protein PhnE, whose amino-acid sequence MTLPNPKPAFDRLLKQQRRQWYRTIVTWAIALLAIAICCFLVGLWDEKRLFDGIPSILNLLHQMLPPDFSDARNWVKPLFDTLAMSVAGTAIAIVFSMPLSLLAAQNTTPHPLLFQVSRLILNGLRSVPELIMGIIFVAAVGFGALPGTLAVGFHSIGMVGKFFAEYIELVNEEPLEAARAAGANKVQVIYHGILPQVLPQMMDLTLYRWEYNFRASTVMGAVGAGGIGFELIGALRLINYREVSAVLLVILLMVILVDGFSSYLRKRLV is encoded by the coding sequence GTGACACTTCCTAATCCTAAACCAGCTTTTGATCGGCTACTGAAACAACAACGGCGGCAATGGTATCGAACGATAGTAACCTGGGCGATCGCACTTTTGGCTATAGCTATATGTTGCTTTCTGGTTGGACTTTGGGACGAGAAACGCCTTTTTGATGGGATTCCCAGTATCTTAAACTTGCTGCATCAAATGCTGCCTCCAGATTTTAGTGATGCCCGAAACTGGGTCAAACCTTTATTTGATACGCTGGCTATGAGTGTTGCAGGCACAGCGATCGCTATTGTTTTCTCGATGCCTCTATCTTTATTAGCAGCTCAGAATACAACTCCCCATCCGTTGTTATTTCAAGTTTCACGGCTGATTCTCAACGGCTTGCGCTCTGTGCCAGAGCTAATTATGGGTATTATCTTTGTGGCAGCCGTTGGCTTTGGGGCATTACCCGGAACCTTGGCAGTGGGATTTCACTCCATTGGCATGGTCGGCAAATTCTTTGCAGAATATATCGAACTGGTCAACGAAGAACCCTTAGAAGCAGCAAGAGCTGCTGGAGCTAACAAGGTGCAAGTAATCTATCACGGAATTTTGCCGCAGGTATTACCACAAATGATGGATCTGACCCTTTATCGATGGGAATATAACTTTCGCGCCTCCACAGTTATGGGAGCAGTCGGGGCTGGTGGCATTGGGTTTGAGCTAATTGGCGCACTTCGCCTGATCAATTATCGGGAAGTTTCAGCAGTGTTGCTAGTAATTTTGCTTATGGTAATTCTGGTTGATGGTTTTAGTAGTTATCTTAGAAAACGTTTAGTTTAG
- the phnD gene encoding phosphate/phosphite/phosphonate ABC transporter substrate-binding protein, whose translation MTVLLNKRSLVSMTLIMATLIGCQSPSNQSANKQSGSGNSPAVASDSADPQTLKVALLPDESPSTVIKNNEGFKKYLETKLQKHIELVVTTDYSSMIEAASNKRVDLAYFGPLSYVLAKTKSDIEPFAALKKNGKTTYQSVIVANTASGVKSLAEVKGKTVAFGDQASTSSHLIPKSMLANSGLQPGGKDYQEAFTGSHDAVALAVQNGNAQVGGLSKPIFESLIERKVIDSSKVKVIAESKEYPEYPWTMRSDLAPPLKEKIRATFFALKDKEVLKPFKADGFGAAKDKDYDSIRDLAKILNLDIAKLQK comes from the coding sequence ATGACTGTTTTACTAAACAAGCGATCGCTTGTCTCAATGACACTTATCATGGCTACCTTAATCGGTTGTCAAAGTCCTAGCAACCAATCTGCAAATAAGCAATCAGGTTCTGGCAATAGTCCAGCAGTCGCATCAGATTCGGCTGACCCTCAAACCTTGAAAGTAGCTTTATTGCCTGATGAATCCCCTTCTACTGTAATTAAAAATAATGAAGGATTTAAAAAGTATCTTGAGACAAAGCTACAAAAACATATTGAACTTGTCGTTACAACTGATTACTCCTCAATGATTGAGGCAGCAAGTAACAAGCGTGTTGATTTAGCTTATTTTGGGCCACTGTCTTACGTTTTGGCGAAAACAAAGAGTGATATTGAGCCATTTGCAGCTTTGAAGAAAAACGGTAAAACTACTTATCAGTCTGTAATCGTTGCTAACACAGCTAGCGGTGTCAAGTCACTGGCAGAAGTCAAGGGTAAAACGGTAGCCTTTGGAGACCAAGCGTCTACTTCCAGTCATTTGATTCCTAAATCAATGCTGGCAAATAGCGGATTGCAACCCGGCGGAAAAGACTATCAAGAGGCGTTCACAGGTTCACATGATGCTGTAGCATTGGCAGTTCAAAATGGTAATGCTCAAGTTGGTGGCTTGAGTAAACCCATCTTTGAATCTTTAATTGAACGCAAAGTAATTGATTCTAGTAAAGTCAAGGTGATTGCAGAATCGAAAGAGTATCCTGAATATCCCTGGACAATGCGTTCTGATTTAGCACCGCCACTAAAAGAAAAAATTCGTGCAACCTTTTTTGCACTGAAAGATAAAGAGGTTCTTAAACCCTTCAAAGCTGATGGTTTTGGAGCCGCAAAAGATAAAGATTATGATAGCATCAGAGACTTAGCAAAAATACTTAATCTTGATATCGCCAAGTTGCAAAAGTAA
- the phnC gene encoding phosphonate ABC transporter ATP-binding protein: MIQLDGLSMTYKGGVIGIKPISLSFIKGQFTVILGASGSGKSTLLRCLNYLNRPTTGTVIVEGFGNLHNRKVLYEHRKRTGMIFQQHQLISRQTALGNVLVGRLAYHSTLRSFFPLPKADQYIALECLDRVGLLHKALTRVDALSGGQQQRVGIARALAQKPQLILADEPVASLDPTSAHKVLSFLRQTCQEDGISAILSLHQIDLARIYADRIIGLSQGTVVLDGKPADISAYELKQLYSDKNSPYDEGFQETINS; this comes from the coding sequence ATGATTCAACTTGATGGTCTAAGTATGACTTATAAAGGCGGAGTAATAGGGATTAAACCTATTTCTCTGAGCTTTATAAAAGGGCAATTTACTGTTATTTTGGGAGCATCTGGTTCTGGTAAATCAACTTTACTGCGTTGTCTTAACTATCTTAATCGCCCCACAACTGGTACTGTGATAGTTGAAGGATTTGGAAATCTACATAACCGTAAGGTGTTGTATGAACATCGTAAGCGCACAGGAATGATTTTTCAGCAGCATCAACTTATTAGTCGGCAAACGGCTCTTGGAAATGTATTAGTGGGTCGTTTAGCTTACCATTCAACACTCCGAAGTTTCTTTCCTTTGCCCAAAGCAGATCAGTATATTGCTTTAGAATGTTTAGATCGGGTTGGACTTTTGCATAAAGCTCTAACACGAGTGGATGCTCTTAGCGGAGGTCAACAGCAACGGGTTGGTATCGCACGCGCCTTAGCACAAAAACCACAATTGATTTTGGCTGATGAGCCTGTTGCTAGTCTCGATCCTACTAGCGCTCACAAAGTCCTCTCATTTCTGCGCCAGACTTGTCAAGAAGATGGAATTTCCGCAATTCTCAGTCTGCACCAGATTGATCTCGCGAGAATTTACGCGGATCGAATTATTGGGTTATCCCAGGGAACGGTTGTCTTAGATGGTAAGCCAGCAGATATCAGTGCCTACGAATTAAAGCAACTTTATAGTGACAAAAATAGTCCTTATGATGAAGGCTTTCAGGAAACTATTAATTCCTAA
- a CDS encoding class I SAM-dependent methyltransferase — protein MSETTVRKQYNQLAAVYDLRWRHYIVNTLSFLKTWVEISPTDTVLDIACGTGEFERLLLAEYSSQQIVGIDISEEMLAIAKLKCSAYPQVSFQMASASRLPFDSNIFDVIVSANSFHYFDEPLAALKEMRRVLKPDGKVVILDWCKDYLICKIFDLVLKIFDPAHKQCYTQNEFHRFLQDENFVVCRATKIRFGVVWGLMIATAKLKT, from the coding sequence ATGAGCGAAACCACAGTTCGCAAACAGTACAACCAATTAGCTGCCGTTTACGATCTACGCTGGAGACATTATATAGTTAACACACTGTCTTTCCTTAAAACCTGGGTAGAAATATCACCAACAGATACTGTACTTGATATTGCGTGTGGTACTGGTGAGTTTGAACGTTTACTACTAGCTGAGTATTCATCGCAACAAATTGTCGGTATAGACATTTCAGAGGAAATGCTGGCGATCGCTAAACTCAAATGTAGTGCTTATCCTCAAGTATCATTTCAGATGGCAAGTGCATCAAGGTTGCCATTTGACAGCAATATTTTTGATGTGATTGTGTCTGCTAATTCGTTTCATTACTTTGATGAGCCACTTGCTGCATTAAAAGAGATGAGACGTGTTTTGAAGCCTGATGGTAAAGTAGTTATTTTAGATTGGTGTAAAGATTATTTAATTTGTAAAATATTTGATTTAGTACTTAAGATTTTTGATCCGGCTCATAAGCAGTGTTATACCCAAAATGAATTTCACCGCTTTCTTCAAGATGAAAATTTTGTGGTCTGTCGTGCAACCAAAATTCGCTTTGGTGTTGTGTGGGGATTGATGATAGCTACAGCAAAACTCAAAACTTAA
- a CDS encoding phosphate/phosphite/phosphonate ABC transporter substrate-binding protein: MHQQLFCEVVTNILGRKTAFFTSVLAIAIFGMACTPTRESSSATQPNTAQSPASTTTGEEQATITMAVIPWQVSAEQEKKLQPLSDYLSKALKRPFKFEITKDYETAIDLLVQKKVDIAYLAPTSYIEAHRRDPKIEPLVAQINKETKRPWYTAVIIVSKASGIKTLKDLKGKRFAFVTKLSTSGYVVPTAHFQEININPERDFSSVIFAGSHDKAKQALVNGEVDAIADDRRSYTDQVNEGKIDPKKYIIIWESVPLPSVPLVASSKASVELKDNLKKALIDAPAGLVDPTGGIGVGYTLVQDGDYDIVRELQKRVSSK; encoded by the coding sequence ATGCACCAACAACTTTTTTGTGAAGTTGTAACCAATATTCTTGGTAGAAAGACTGCTTTTTTTACCTCAGTATTAGCGATCGCCATATTTGGCATGGCCTGTACTCCAACTCGTGAAAGTTCATCTGCAACTCAGCCAAACACTGCTCAGTCGCCTGCTAGCACGACCACCGGAGAAGAACAAGCAACCATTACAATGGCGGTGATTCCCTGGCAGGTTTCAGCCGAACAAGAAAAGAAACTCCAACCTTTGTCTGACTATTTGTCTAAGGCACTAAAACGACCCTTTAAATTTGAAATTACTAAGGACTACGAAACAGCAATTGATTTATTAGTCCAAAAAAAGGTAGATATTGCCTATCTTGCACCCACCAGTTACATCGAAGCTCATCGCCGCGATCCCAAGATTGAGCCATTGGTTGCTCAGATTAATAAAGAAACAAAGCGACCTTGGTACACAGCTGTAATTATTGTCAGCAAGGCAAGTGGCATCAAAACCCTCAAGGATTTGAAGGGTAAGCGATTTGCTTTCGTCACCAAGTTATCGACATCTGGATATGTTGTACCAACAGCTCATTTTCAGGAAATAAATATTAATCCTGAACGAGACTTTAGCTCGGTAATCTTCGCTGGCAGCCATGATAAAGCAAAACAAGCTTTAGTCAATGGGGAAGTAGATGCGATCGCAGATGATCGCCGCTCTTATACCGATCAAGTCAATGAAGGAAAGATTGACCCCAAAAAATACATAATTATCTGGGAATCTGTCCCGCTTCCTAGCGTGCCTCTTGTTGCGTCTAGTAAAGCCTCCGTTGAATTGAAAGATAACTTAAAAAAAGCATTGATTGACGCTCCGGCAGGTCTTGTAGACCCTACAGGCGGTATTGGAGTTGGCTACACTTTGGTGCAAGACGGAGATTACGACATCGTTAGAGAGTTACAAAAACGAGTTTCCAGCAAATGA
- a CDS encoding response regulator, with the protein MRITTKCIGSSAIVLGLVASTQIGGDLFIRQAEQKSQDTQAKTTQALTTILQINLSLNNEVAALKDMILLKRDASNLVKYQEALSGFTKNLAELKNLKPELNSELVKISDRHSLLANLIIELTNQSNTDKPLELAESQQDFRVINAFSRDIELYLKLLTQKLQQQDSFAKQEFNNFKQTTQLARQILLLSILLVFVGQLLLILLPVIRSIQKLQQGAAKIGDGNLEYRLNIQTEDEIQELAEAFNRMAGTLAESYRSLELKKELADTANRAKSEFLANMSHELRTPLNGILGYAQILQRDKTLTDKQQDGLRIIHQCGSHLLTLINDILDLSKIEAQRMELYKSDFHFPAFLQSVVEICRIRAEQKGISFIYQPTSELPIGIWADEKRLRQVLINLLGNAIKFTEKGGVRFTISFVDQLLVNESNQKPIHRIRFQIIDTGIGMSQEQAEKIFLPFEQVGEIKKQSEGTGLGLAISQRIVQLMDSTIQVKSEIGQGSTFWIDLNLQESVDWMQSGRVLPAGKIIGIATGKRRILIVDDKWENRSVVRNLLEEIGFEIIEASDGQEGLDKAMQFLPDLIITDLTMPVMDGFELTRRLRQQDEFQELTIIVSSASVFESDQHKSLGVGADDFLPKPVHADDLIQKLEKYLQIEWVYETVPEKSGNGTLSTIHNQNSSVVTPESIIVGITSNKRKILLVDDNGENRSIIVNLLSDIGFQITEATNGQDGLDKAVKLKPDLIITDLSMPVMNGLEMIRNLRMLPFDDLPIIVSSASVFESDQYESLEAGGNDFLPKPVQADELFQKLQKHLKLEWIYDLPQSQEEVNETQNLKVTSADSSLSDTCLISPPPEEIEKIFELAMRGNIKGIREQAQKLKVLDEKFILFAEQLEKLAKSFQIEKIREFIQPYRGEQQ; encoded by the coding sequence ATGCGGATAACGACCAAATGTATTGGCTCATCTGCGATCGTTCTGGGATTGGTTGCCTCTACCCAAATTGGAGGCGACCTCTTCATCAGGCAAGCAGAACAAAAATCACAGGATACCCAGGCAAAAACTACTCAGGCTTTGACGACCATCCTGCAAATAAATCTCTCTTTGAATAATGAAGTAGCCGCGCTTAAGGACATGATCTTGCTCAAACGCGATGCTTCCAATCTGGTGAAATACCAGGAAGCTCTATCTGGATTCACTAAAAATCTGGCTGAGTTAAAAAATTTAAAGCCAGAGCTAAATTCAGAGTTAGTCAAGATTAGCGATCGCCATAGCTTGCTTGCTAATCTAATAATCGAATTAACTAATCAATCTAACACAGATAAGCCCTTAGAATTAGCTGAATCCCAACAAGATTTTCGAGTAATCAACGCTTTTTCTCGCGATATTGAACTTTACTTAAAATTATTAACTCAAAAGCTTCAGCAACAGGATAGCTTCGCAAAGCAAGAATTTAATAACTTTAAACAGACTACTCAACTTGCCAGACAAATTCTGCTGTTGTCCATTCTGCTAGTTTTTGTGGGTCAGTTATTACTAATCCTTTTACCAGTAATTCGCTCAATTCAAAAGCTCCAACAGGGAGCAGCAAAAATTGGAGATGGCAATCTAGAATACCGACTGAATATTCAAACCGAAGACGAAATCCAAGAACTCGCAGAAGCTTTTAACCGAATGGCAGGAACTCTAGCTGAGTCCTATCGCTCCCTAGAGTTAAAAAAAGAGCTTGCCGATACGGCAAATCGTGCCAAAAGTGAGTTCTTAGCTAACATGAGCCACGAATTGCGAACTCCTCTTAACGGTATCCTGGGTTATGCTCAAATTCTCCAACGAGATAAAACTTTAACTGATAAACAGCAAGACGGCTTAAGAATTATTCACCAATGCGGTTCACACCTATTAACATTAATTAACGACATTCTAGATTTATCCAAAATAGAAGCCCAGAGAATGGAACTTTACAAAAGTGACTTTCATTTTCCGGCGTTTCTACAGAGTGTAGTAGAAATTTGTCGTATTCGTGCTGAACAAAAAGGCATTTCATTCATTTATCAACCAACTTCAGAACTACCTATTGGCATTTGGGCAGATGAAAAACGATTGCGACAAGTATTAATTAATCTACTAGGTAATGCCATTAAATTTACCGAGAAAGGAGGAGTAAGATTTACTATTAGCTTTGTAGACCAATTATTAGTCAATGAAAGTAACCAAAAACCAATTCATAGAATTCGATTTCAAATTATCGATACGGGAATCGGTATGAGTCAAGAACAGGCTGAGAAAATATTTTTACCATTTGAGCAAGTTGGAGAGATTAAAAAGCAATCAGAAGGTACTGGGTTAGGTTTAGCTATTAGTCAGCGAATTGTGCAATTAATGGATAGTACAATCCAAGTAAAAAGTGAAATAGGTCAGGGCAGCACTTTTTGGATTGACTTGAATTTACAAGAATCAGTGGATTGGATGCAATCAGGTAGAGTGCTGCCTGCTGGCAAAATTATCGGAATTGCCACTGGAAAGAGGAGAATCCTAATTGTGGATGATAAGTGGGAAAACCGTTCTGTTGTTAGAAATCTATTAGAGGAGATTGGATTTGAAATTATAGAAGCAAGTGACGGTCAGGAAGGTTTAGATAAAGCTATGCAATTTTTGCCGGACTTAATCATAACAGACCTGACAATGCCTGTCATGGATGGTTTTGAATTAACACGTCGCCTCCGCCAGCAAGATGAGTTTCAGGAGTTGACCATCATAGTTTCATCTGCTAGCGTGTTTGAATCTGACCAACACAAAAGTTTAGGAGTTGGTGCAGACGATTTTCTACCTAAACCTGTACATGCTGATGATTTAATTCAGAAGTTAGAAAAATATTTACAAATTGAATGGGTTTATGAAACTGTACCAGAAAAATCTGGAAATGGGACACTAAGCACTATCCATAACCAAAATAGTTCTGTCGTAACTCCTGAAAGCATAATTGTTGGGATTACTAGCAATAAACGGAAAATTTTGCTCGTAGATGATAATGGGGAAAACCGTTCTATTATTGTCAATTTATTAAGTGATATTGGTTTTCAAATAACGGAGGCAACTAATGGTCAAGACGGCTTAGATAAAGCAGTCAAGTTAAAACCTGATTTAATTATCACTGACTTGTCAATGCCAGTCATGAATGGCTTAGAAATGATCCGTAACTTGCGTATGTTGCCATTTGATGATTTACCAATCATTGTTTCATCTGCGAGTGTATTTGAATCTGATCAGTATGAGAGTTTAGAGGCTGGTGGCAACGATTTTCTGCCTAAACCAGTGCAAGCCGATGAATTGTTCCAGAAGTTACAGAAGCACTTAAAATTGGAGTGGATTTATGATTTGCCCCAGAGTCAAGAAGAAGTCAACGAAACCCAAAATCTAAAAGTTACCTCTGCTGATTCCTCGCTATCAGACACTTGCTTAATTTCTCCACCACCTGAAGAAATCGAGAAAATATTTGAGTTGGCGATGAGAGGTAATATCAAAGGCATTCGAGAGCAAGCCCAAAAATTGAAAGTTTTGGATGAGAAGTTTATACTATTTGCCGAACAATTAGAGAAACTTGCTAAAAGCTTTCAAATTGAAAAAATTAGGGAATTTATCCAACCATATCGAGGAGAACAACAATGA